One Elaeis guineensis isolate ETL-2024a chromosome 10, EG11, whole genome shotgun sequence genomic window carries:
- the LOC105052234 gene encoding protein IWS1 homolog 1 produces MGYENDPYMDEDGEPLMDPDMPSDRDPSPEPMDPIDDEDEGGDWRRERSPTPVLDPAAEGKAGKPRKRLVKKNAKESSPDWGGNPVAAGLDDWEEEPSAKKRKKAASLKEGKGGSGRTDKKRISSSSKVERSSGKGFKSGSKGYGGGSKDQAGDPEMKELWDTIAGGDSEDDQEGVKTVDDDNFIDDSGVDPADRFGSDNEAGSAGDFPQAEEGEEDDEISKLFKAGKKKKKNEKSPAELAMIVEHLMAELEVTAEEDAELNRQNKPAVNKLKKLPLLVDVLSKKKLQQEFLDHGVLTLLKNWLEPLPDGSLPNMNIRTAILKLLTDFPIDLEQYDRREQLKKSGLGKVIMFLSKSDEETTSNRKLAKELVDKWSRPIFNKSTRFEDMRSLDDERVPYRRPSSQKPANKAMGLESRDDDLDLAEFSQGRKSGQAASRQHASRPEALPLDFIVRPQSKVDPEEVRARAKQSVQDQHRLKMNRKLQQLKAPKKRQLQASKLSVEGRGMVKYL; encoded by the exons ATGGGCTACGAGAACGATCC TTACATGGATGAAGATGGGGAGCCTCTGATGGATCCCGACATGCCGTCCGACCGGGATCCCTCGCCGGAGCCGATGGATCCGATCGACGATGAGGACGAGGGCGGCGACTGGCGGCGGGAGCGATCACCGACGCCGGTGCTGGACCCTGCAGCGGAGGGCAAGGCTGGCAAGCCCCGGAAGAGGCTGGTGAAGAAGAATGCCAAGGAAAGCTCTCCAGACTGGGGAGGGAATCCGGTGGCGGCAGGTTTGGACGACTGGGAGGAGGAGCCGTCagcaaagaagaggaagaaagcggCGTCCCTGAAGGAGGGGAAGGGTGGCAGCGGTAGGACGGATAAGAAGAGGATCTCTTCTTCGTCCAAGGTGGAGCGGTCGTCAGGGAAGGGGTTCAAGTCGGGATCGAAGGGTTATGGAGGAGGTTCGAAGGATCAAGCTGGTGATCCAGAGATGAAGGAGTTGTGGGACACCATAGCAGGAGGCGATTCCGAG GATGACCAGGAGGGAGTCAAAACAGTGGATGATGATAACTTCATTGATGATAGTGGTGTTGATCCTGCTGATCGCTTTGGCAGTGACAATGAGGCTGGTTCTGCTGGTGATTTTCCTCAG GCTGAAGAGGGTGAAGAAGATGATGAAATTAGTAAACTCTTCAAggcaggaaagaaaaagaagaaaaatgagaaaTCACCCGCTGAACTTGCTATGATAGTTGAACATCTTATGGCTGAGCTAGAAGTTACAGCTGAAGAAGATGCTGAACTAAATAGGCAAAATAAACCGGCTGTCAACAAATTGAAGAAGTTGCCATTGCTTGTAGATGTTCTTTCTAA GAAGAAGCTTCAGCAAGAATTCTTAGATCATGGAGTGTTAACTCTtctgaaaaattggcttgaacCCCTACCTGATGGAAGTTTGCCCAATATGAATATTAGAACTGCTATACTTAAATTACTTACTGAT TTTCCCATTGATTTAGAGCAATATGACAGGAGAGAGCAGCTAAAGAAAAGTGGGCTTGGGAAG GTGATTATGTTTTTATCAAAATCTGATGAGGAGACCACATCAAACAGGAAACTTGCTAAGGAATTGGTTGATAAATGG AGTCGACCAATATTTAATAAGAGCACTAGGTTTGAGGATATGAGGAGTCTAGATGATGAGAGAGTTCCCTACAGAAGACCGTCTTCCCAGAA GCCTGCGAACAAAGCCATGGGGTTGGAATCTCGAGATGACGATCTTGATTTGGCTGAATTTTCACA GGGCCGAAAATCTGGGCAGGCTGCTTCTAGGCAACATGCTTCTAGACCAGAAGCATTGCCATTAGATTTTATTGTGCGTCCCCAATCTAAAGTAGATCCAGAAGAAGTTAGAGCACGAGCAAAACAATCTGTACAAGATCAGCACCGGCTGAAG ATGAATAGGAAGTTGCAGCAGTTGAAAGCACCAAAAAAGAGGCAGCTTCAGGCATCAAAACTCAGTGTTGAGGGCCGTGGCATGGTCAAGTACTTGTAA